Proteins encoded together in one Balearica regulorum gibbericeps isolate bBalReg1 chromosome 3, bBalReg1.pri, whole genome shotgun sequence window:
- the CDC42EP3 gene encoding cdc42 effector protein 3, which yields MPAKTPIYLKAANNKKGKKFKLRDILSPDMISPPLGDFRHTIHIGKEGQHDVFGDISFLQGNYELLPGNEGETRVSQSGGHNEFLRANSTSESMFTETPSPVLKNAISLPAIGGSQALTLPLLSPVTFNSKQESIRSSRNPRLSCEPVIEEKLQEKSKQMEDGETYKDDIWEQNGGSLHFTNGRDSHSSSFSERCTDWQTVDLFDDSQLSCELTKTKTKSEESLSDLAGSLLSLQLDLGPSLLDEVLNVMDKNKS from the coding sequence ATGCCAGCCAAGACACCCATCTACTTGAAAGCTGCTAACAataagaaagggaagaaattcaAACTAAGGGATATCTTGTCTCCTGATATGATCAGTCCACCGCTTGGAGACTTTCGTCACACCATACACATTGGAAAAGAGGGACAACATGATGTTTTTGGAGACATCTCCTTTTTACAGGGCAACTATGAGCTATTGCCTGGAAATGAAGGAGAAACCAGAGTTAGCCAGTCTGGTGGCCACAATGAATTCTTAAGGGCAAACAGCACTTCTGAATCCATGTTTACAGAAACTCCATCACCAGTGCTCAAAAATGCTATTTCCCTTCCTGCCATCGGGGGTTCTCAAGCCCTTACATTGCCCTTATTGTCACCAGTGACATTTAATTCAAAGCAAGAATCCATCAGGTCATCGAGAAATCCTAGGCTTAGCTGTGAACCagtaatagaagaaaaattgcagGAGAAAAGTAAACAGATGGAGGATGGAGAAACATACAAAGATGACATATGGGAGCAAAACGGTGGTTCTTTGCATTTTACTAATGGTAGAGACAGTCACTCATCCAGCTTTTCCGAACGATGCACTGATTGGCAAACAGTTGATTTATTTGATGACAGTCAACTTTCATGTGAACTAACCAAGACAAAGACTAAGTCAGAAGAATCCCTTTCAGACCTTGCAGGCTCTCTTCTTTCATTACAACTTGACTTGGGACCTTCACTTTTGGATGAGGTCCTCAATGTAATGGACAAGAATAAATCTTAG